GAAGCAGATCCTGGACACCTGGGGCGAGGACGGCTGGGAGCTGGTGCAGGTCGTGCCCGGCCCCAACCCCGAGCAGTTGGTGGCCTACCTGAAGCGGGCCAAGGCGTGAGCGCCGTCGAGGAGCGGCTCGTCGAGCTGGGGCTGACCCTGCCCGACGTGGTGCCGCCGCTGGCGTCCTACCAGCCGGCCGTGCGCTCCGGCGGCTATGTGTACACCTCGGGCCAGCTGCCCATGGTGGACGGCAAACTGCCCGTCACCGGGAAGGTCGGCGCCGAGGTCACCGCCGAGGAGGCCAAGGACCTCGCCCGTGTCTGCGCGCTGAACGCGCTGGCCGCCGTCAAGTCCGTGGCCGGCGACCTGGACCGCGTCGCGCGCGTGGTGAAGGTCGTGGGCTTCGTCGCCTCCGCCGCCGACTTCACCGGCCAGCCGGGTGTCGTCAACGGCGCGAGCGAACTGCTCGGCGAGGTCCTCGGCGAGAAGGGCGTGCACGCGCGCAGCGCGGTGGGCGTCGCGGTGCTGCCGCTGGACGCGCCGGTCGAGATCGAGATCCAGGTGGAACTGGTTCCGTAACGGAGCCGACCGCGTCGACGGAGCCGACCGCGTCGACGGAGCCGACCGCGTCGACGGAGCCGACCGTGTCGACGGGCCGCGGCCGTGAACGGGTCGCGGCCGTGGGCTGGGCCGGGCCGCGGCCATGGGCTGGGCCGGAACCGACCCAGCGCCCTGGACAGGGCGGCGCCCGCCCGTGCCACCGGCAGGACCGCGCCCGCACGCGCCGCGGACAGGGCCACAACCGGCACCGGACCCGCGTCGGACCCGTACCGGACCCGCGTCGGACCCGTACCGGACCCGCGTCGGACCCGTACCGGACCCGCGCCGGACTCGCACCGGAGACGGCGCGGGAACCCGTCGGGGAGAAGGGCGCGGCGGCTGCTCAGGTCGCCCCGCTCCTGCCACCTCTCGAACATTCGCGCGCCACGGGATAGCCTCCGCCCATGGCGAATGGGCAGTGGTTCCCGCAGGACTGGCCGGAACGTATCCGCGCGCTCGCGCGGGGCACGCTCACCCCGGTCGTCCCCAAGCGGGCCGCCACCGTCATGCTCCTCAAGGACGCCGGCCAGGCCGCCACCGACCCGGCCGCCGGACCCGCCGTCCACATGCTGCGCAGACGCGCCTCCATGGCCTTCGCCGGAGGCGCGTACGCGTATCCGGGCGGCGGCGTCGACCCGCGCGACGAGGAGCGCGGCATCCGCTGGGCGGGCCCCACGCGCGCGTGGTGGGCGCGACGGCTCGACGTCGACGAGGTCGCCGCCCAGGCGATCGTCTGCGCCGCCGTGCGCGAGACGTACGAGGAGGCCGGCGTCCTGCTCGCGGGGGAGACCCCCGACACCGTGGTCGGCGACACCACCGGCGCCGGCTGGGAGGAGGACCGCGCGGCCCTGGTCGACCGGGAGCTGTCCTTCGCGGAGTTCCTCGACCGGCGCGGGCTGGTGCTCCGCTCGGACCTGCTGGGCGCCTGGACCCGCTGGATCACCCCGGAGTTCGAGTCCCGCCGCTACGACACGTTCTTCTTCGTGGCCGCCCTCCCGCCCGGACAGCGCACCCGCAACGCCTCCACGGAGGCCGACCGCACCGTGTGGATCCGCCCCGAGGAGGCCGCCGCCGGGTACGAGCGCGGCGAGCTGCTGATGATGCCGCCCACCATCGCCACCCTGCGCCAGCTGATCCCCTACGGCTGTGCGGCCGACGCCCTCGCCGCGGCGCCCGCCCGCGACCTCACGCCGGTCCTCGCGCGGGCACGCATCGAAGACGCGGCCGGCGGCGCGGGCGGCGGCATCGTGCTGACCTGGCCGGGACACGACGAGTTCACCCGGCGCATCCCGACCGACCTGCCCACCGGTGGAGCCTCCGCATGACCGACGCAAGCGCCCTTCCCGGCCGGCCCCGCGGCACAGTCCTCTCGGGGCCCGCCACCGCGCGCGCGGTCAACGTCCTGGCGCCGAACCCGTCGCCGATGACCCTGGACGGCACCAACACCTGGCTGCTCGCCGAGCCGGACTCCGACCTCGCCGTCGTCGTCGACCCCGGCCCGCTGGACGAGGGCCACCTGCGGGCCGTCCTGGACACCGCGGAGCGGGCCGGCCGGCGGGTCGCGCTCACCCTGCTCACCCACGGCCACCCCGACCACGCGGAGGGCGCCGCCCGCTTCGCCGAACTGACCGGCACGAAGGTGCGGGCCCTCGACCCGGCGCTGCGGCTCGGGGAC
The sequence above is a segment of the Streptomyces griseoviridis genome. Coding sequences within it:
- a CDS encoding DUF4177 domain-containing protein; amino-acid sequence: MTKWEYSTVPLLVHATKQILDTWGEDGWELVQVVPGPNPEQLVAYLKRAKA
- a CDS encoding RidA family protein, yielding MSAVEERLVELGLTLPDVVPPLASYQPAVRSGGYVYTSGQLPMVDGKLPVTGKVGAEVTAEEAKDLARVCALNALAAVKSVAGDLDRVARVVKVVGFVASAADFTGQPGVVNGASELLGEVLGEKGVHARSAVGVAVLPLDAPVEIEIQVELVP
- a CDS encoding NUDIX hydrolase → MANGQWFPQDWPERIRALARGTLTPVVPKRAATVMLLKDAGQAATDPAAGPAVHMLRRRASMAFAGGAYAYPGGGVDPRDEERGIRWAGPTRAWWARRLDVDEVAAQAIVCAAVRETYEEAGVLLAGETPDTVVGDTTGAGWEEDRAALVDRELSFAEFLDRRGLVLRSDLLGAWTRWITPEFESRRYDTFFFVAALPPGQRTRNASTEADRTVWIRPEEAAAGYERGELLMMPPTIATLRQLIPYGCAADALAAAPARDLTPVLARARIEDAAGGAGGGIVLTWPGHDEFTRRIPTDLPTGGASA